CTACATTAAGAGTTGAAGGTGACTCAACTATTACACATCAAATATAATTCTCCTGAACTCATCTacaatttttatgaaaaattcagtttactacataaaattttatttctttttgggagCATTCTTGCAAGATCTTTTTTTATGCCCTTCTACTCCGCAGTTGCCACATGAAACTTTGTACTTCTTGGAATTTACTTCATCATATGTTTTGTATCTTTATTTTTGAGGTCTTCCTGCTGTCTTTTCCCACCTGAAGGTGGATTTACAACTTCTTAAGTTATATGTTGTGGCACATTCCATTTGCTTTCATCAGGTAGGGGATTTACTGGTATTTCATAAGTATGTAAGAGGCTCTCTCTTGTGTAATAAGGAGAACAATATTGTTCATAAGACTCATCCTTGTGCCTTAAAGCAGCCAAAGCATGTGGACAAGGAAGTTCATCAAGCTGGAATTGCCCACAACTACATCTCTTGTTTTCAAGACAAACAATATAGAGCATCGCACCATCTAGTACTGTATGGATGTAATCtgttgaagccctcacctacAATTACATTATAAACAAAAAACAATTCATATACGGTTaaatacaaaatatctacaaattatctacattgactttaatattttattttgatgCAATAAATGGTCATATCTTACTCTAAGCTTGTGCGAAAATGTTCTGTTATCATCCAACTCTTTGTTGAATTTAAACCCAAGGTATGCGAATGTACCTTTTGCTTTCAATAATTTTTCATTAGTCCAACGTTCAAGAAGAGTCCTCATATACTCTAATAGTTCTACTATCGGCCGCTCTCTTGCATCTTTTGTTACAGCATTCAACGACTCTATAATGTTTGATGTCATAGTCAAAGTTTTGTTCACCATAGCATGTACTCGAGACCATCTATGATAGCCAATATCGTATAAGTATGCTTTAACACGCGGGTCAatctcttcaatctttgacatcctttcattaaattcatcaagcGTGTATGATCGTGCCGTGGCAAAGTACAATTCGCTTAACTTTAGATGACCCTTCTTGAACTTTGCccttatatttgtccaaatatgccacatgcaagaATAATGTGGCATGTCGGGATAAACAATAGATGTTTCCTTCAAGATACACTCATTCTGATCCGAAACAACATACATATTTGGTCTTTTACCATATGCATGTTTGAATTGCTCAAAAAACCACTTCCATGATGCGTCATTTTCTGAATCAACAACAGCATATGCCAAATGGTAATATGGTACCTACATTATGTGGCAAAAAGCAATTAATTGGCTGCATGAAAAATGCAGAGGAAGACATATACATACAAACTACAACTTTTTAACAATATATCTACAATAAATTTACAAGTACTACAAAAAACAGACAAgctacaatatatctacaataAATCTACAATACTTGTTGCATCCAATGTACTAGCTGTTAGCATTATTTCCTTATATGTTGACTTTAAAAAGGTCCCATCAACTACTATCACTGGCCTACAATATTCCCAACCACTGATTGATGTACAAATCACAACAATATGCATACAAGAAGCAGTCATCCTGCGTCTTCTTCAATTTAACTACAGACCTCGGATAAGTCTTCTCCAAAATATACAAATAACTAGGTTATTTGATGTAGACCTCTCAAAAACTCCAAAGCCTTTTCTTTTGCTCTCCAAGCTTGCATGTATGTTAAGTTCACGCCGTGTTCAGACAACATATCAGTTTGTATGTCTTTTGGTGTGTAAATTGTCTTAGGATCAGCATATTTTGGAATAAACATGCTACCAACTACCATGGAAATAGGTTTGCGTTGTATGAATGTACTGTCCATCAAAGAGCATGTGTGCAAGCTGTTGAATTTTCTAATcttgaacattgcagaatcatttATGCTAGTTTCCTTGAAGTGTCATGTATAATTTTCACCAACACATACCAGCCAGTatctacaaaataaaaacaatttaaaCACTGGTATAAAAAATGTAGATAAAAAAATTGTTGTAGCATAAAAGATCATAttcaacaatttatatataaaacAACTACAAACTATCTACAATTTTGTTAAACAATATAAAAAACATGATTTTTGACCATTCATATGTTCCTACCTTCTAGCACTAGATCTTTTCACCCTaaattggaacttgttcatgacAGAATAGTGCTTCATTACACTTGCAATTGTTTGCTTGTCTTCGTATACTTGGCCTACTTCAATAACACTTGGTGTactttctattattattatactttcaTATTCCACTATCGTCGGAGATGTTGGAATATCAATTAACTTCAGTGTTCCAGATGAACCTGCAATAAACTAGAGCTAAATACTGTTATGAACTATttttttgtagatattttgtagttaatttgtagaaatattgaaattctgtatttcatatttgtaacgatccggtcggtcgtttcatgagttaccgctctatttctcccatttcttcttcttattgccttgttcagctgtattttgtaTTACCAGGttagttggctcgggttcggagaagtttggtaaggtttgagacacttagtctcttttgagtaagcttaagttggaaaagtcaaccggatattggcttatatgttaaagggctcggatgtgagttccaatggttcatatagcttcgggaggtgatttgggacttaggagcgtgatcggaacatattttggaggtccggagtagatttaggcttgaattggcgaaattagaattttgacgttttctggttgatagatgagattttgatataggggtcggaatggaatttgagagttgcagtaggtccgttgtgtcatttgggatgtatgtgccaaatttcaggtcatttggacgtggtttgatagactttttgatcaaaagcgtaattcggaagaatttggaaccttaggcttgaatctgatgtgtgtTGGTTGACTCGATG
Above is a window of Nicotiana tabacum cultivar K326 chromosome 8, ASM71507v2, whole genome shotgun sequence DNA encoding:
- the LOC107792194 gene encoding uncharacterized protein LOC107792194; the protein is MAVRECDGRNTFLNDLSVKTGWKRGLSEGSSGTLKLIDIPTSPTIVEYESIIIIESTPSVIEVGQVYEDKQTIASVMKHYSVMNKFQFRVKRSSARRYWLVPYYHLAYAVVDSENDASWKWFFEQFKHAYGKRPNMYVVSDQNECILKETSIVYPDMPHYSCMWHIWTNIRAKFKKGHLKLSELYFATARSYTLDEFNERMSKIEEIDPRVKAYLYDIGYHRWSRVHAMVNKTLTMTSNIIESLNAVTKDARERPIVELLEYMRTLLERWTNEKLLKAKGTFAYLGFKFNKELDDNRTFSHKLRVRASTDYIHTVLDGAMLYIVCLENKRCSCGQFQLDELPCPHALAALRHKDESYEQYCSPYYTRESLLHTYEIPVNPLPDESKWNVPQHIT